The Etheostoma cragini isolate CJK2018 unplaced genomic scaffold, CSU_Ecrag_1.0 ScbMSFa_4515, whole genome shotgun sequence genome contains the following window.
CCTAAAATTTAAACGTTCTGAATTTTCTTCTGAAATTTccagatttttttctaaatttttttcatgaaattgttagattttttttctaaattttttgaTGAAATTTTAAGatcttttcaaattttttctctgaaattatacaatttaattttcaacattttggttgctgaaatattaagattttttttctttattttttgctgaGATTGAATCTCTCTCAAACACCATGGCTGTTTGTTTTCCAAGTGTTTATGTGTGGAAGCACAAGAGACccaaaataccccccccccccgacaagGTGTTTATTTCCATCCTACGGCCCCTTAGAGactaaatgtgtgttgtggttCAGGGCATCATCACGTTCCTGGGCCCAGACGCAGGGATCGTGAACTCGGAGGAGCACGGGGAGCTGCCCTTCGACATCTGGGAGAACTTCAGCGAGGTCAAGTTCAACTCCAGCGACATCCACAGGGAGGTCCAGTTCACCATGGCAACGGTGAGTCCTCATTACACTGTAAATGACATGGTGAAGGTCAAGTTCAACTCCAGCGACATCCACAGGGAGGTCCAGTTCACCATGGCAACGGTGAGTCCTCCATcacactgtaaatgtgtgtgtgtgtgtgtgtgtgtgtgtgttaggtgaaAGGCGAGAAGCGTGCGATCCGCCTGATGCGGACCAAGAAGGCCGGAGACCCGATCCTGGAGGAGCAGAAGAAacgggaggaggaggagaagaggaagaggagggaggaggaagagaagaggaagcaagaggaggaggagaggaagaggagggaggccGAGGAGGCTGagcaacagagaaaagcagagaagaagaagaaagaggaagtggcGGCGGCGCTCGCCGCAGCCAAATGCAAAGTAAGATTTAACAAGAGTTATGATGgggatgatgatgtcatcatcGCAGCATTGATGATGTCATCGTCGGAGAGGGTTGATGAGAATGTGTCGTTGGCCAATCAGAAACTACGTtggtttttgtagtttttttgacattaattaggtttttattgatgttttttaacatgtttttttcatgctcttttgtgattttattaaagtttttttcgtagttttatcaaatgttttaattttttttgctttttcgttttttattaaatgcttttttatggACAATAAAGATTTACTTTGGGCAAGTA
Protein-coding sequences here:
- the LOC117941170 gene encoding protein MNN4-like; protein product: MPGYPGQIHANIGPVKTNVTFDHRDCGVTLLKNDHVLINLLVDMVTRKRRAANIKPKIPFTFSYTKEIRELGIITFLGPDAGIVNSEEHGELPFDIWENFSEVKFNSSDIHREVQFTMATVKGEKRAIRLMRTKKAGDPILEEQKKREEEEKRKRREEEEKRKQEEEERKRREAEEAEQQRKAEKKKKEEVAAALAAAKCK